Proteins co-encoded in one Hirundo rustica isolate bHirRus1 chromosome 18, bHirRus1.pri.v3, whole genome shotgun sequence genomic window:
- the UNK gene encoding RING finger protein unkempt homolog isoform X5, with translation MSKGPVAGGPAAAGPASAASALQAQPEKPQHYTYLKEFRTEQCPLFVQHKCTQHRPYTCFHWHFVNQRRRRSIRRRDGTFNYSPDIYCTKYDETTGICPEGDECPFLHRTTGDTERRYHLRYYKTGICIHETDSKGNCTKNGVHCAFAHGPHDLRSPVYDIRELQAMEALQNGQTTSEGGIEGQSAVAASHAMIEKILSEEPRWQDTTYVLGNYKTEQCKKPPRLCRQGYACPYYHNSKDRRRSPRKHKYRSSPCPSVKHGDEWGDPSKCENGDSCQYCHTRTEQQFHPEIYKSTKCNDMQQSGSCPRGPFCAFAHVEQPALSEDLQQSSAVSSPTQTAPVMYMPSAAGDSVPVSPSSPHAPDLSNVWNKSGTLPTSPTSTTILCRNSSLGSPSNICGSPPGAIGKPHSLETIGFPPDSVTAAGSYKKAPGFEREDQVGAEYLKSFKCQQAKMKSHSLEHRSQEQPLLQPKQDILGILPVGSPLTSSISSSITSSLAATPPSPAGTSSIPGMNANALPFYPTSDTVESVIGGSLLQSSAPVNIPGSLGSSASFHSASPSPPVSLSSHFLHQPQGHLSQSENTFLGTSASHGSLGLNGMNSSIWEHFASGSFSPSTSPAFLSGPGAAEMARLRQELDEANGTIKQWEESWKQAKQACDAWKKEAEEANDRANTANMECELAREQREALELQVKKLQEELERIHTGQDPQFLRSFSDLETLSLSSLYALQKQLRANLEKVDKAVFQMQSVKCLNCHKENRVVLPCQHTVLCETCAEEGECPICHPNRPHSLQS, from the exons GTACCTGAAGGAGTTCCGCACGGAGCAGTGCCCGCTCTTCGTGCAGCACAAGTGCACTCAGCACCGGCCCTACACCTGCTTCCACTGGCACTTTGTCAACCAGCGCCGGCGCAGGTCCATCCGCCGCCGCGACGGGACCTTCAACTACAGCCCTGACATTTACTGCACCAAGTATGACGAGACCACGGGAATCTGCCCGGAAGGAGATGA gtGTCCCTTCTTGCACAGAACTACTGGAGACACAGAGAGGAGGTATCACTTGCGCTACTACAAAACTGGAATCTGCATCCATGAGACAGACTCCAAGGGAAACTGCACCAAGAACGGAGTCCACTGCGCCTTTGCTCATGGGCCCCATGACCTGCGCTCGCCCGTGTATGACATCAG AGAGCTTCAGGCGATGGAAGCTTTACAGAATGGTCAGACAACATCTGAAGGAGGCATCGAGGGTCAGTCTGCAGTTGCTGCCAGCCATGCCATGATAGAGAAAATACTCAGTGAGGAGCCAAGATGGCAAG ataCAACGTATGTGTTGGGAAATTACAAGACAGAGCAGTGTAAGAAACCCCCCCGGCTCTGTCGCCAGGGCTATGCCTGTCCCTACTACCACAATAGCAAAGACAGAAGACGAAGTccaagaaaacataaatacag ATCTTCGCCATGTCCCAGTGTGAAACACGGGGACGAGTGGGGAGATCCCAGTAAGTGTGAAAATGGAGACTCCTGCCAGTACTGCCACACTCGCACAGAGCAGCAATTTCATCCAGAG ATCTACAAATCCACCAAATGCAACGATATGCAGCAGTCTGGCAGCTGTCCCCGAGGACCCTTCTGTGCCTTTGCACACGTAGAAC AGCCCGCGCTCAGTGAAGATTTACAGCAATCCTCGGCCGTGTCCAGCCCCACCCAGACAGCGCCCGTGATGTATATGCCCTCAGCAGCTGGGGACTCTGTTCCAGTCAGTCCTTCCAGTCCACATGCCCCAGACCTTAGCAAT GTGTGGAATAAATCAGGAACTCTGCCAACTAGCCCCACCTCCACCACA ATTCTTTGTAGGAACAGCAGTCTTGGAAGCCCATCTAATATATGTGGGTCTCCTCCCGGTGCCATTGGGAAGCCCCACAGCTTGGAGACCATTGGTTTTCCTCCAGACTCAGTCACAGCAGCCGGCAGCTACAAGAAAGCACCGGGGTTTGAGCGAGAAGATCAGGTGGGGGCCGAGTATTTGAAGAGTTTCAAATGCCAG caagcAAAAATGAAGTCCCACTCCCTGGAACACCGGAGCCAGGAGCAACCTTTGTTACAGCCCAAACAG GACATCCTGGGCATTCTCCCAGTGGGGAGCCCACTGACATCCAGCATCTCCTCTAGTATCACCTCCAGTCTGGCTGCAACGCCCCCGAGCCCCGCCGGCACCAGCAGCATTCCAGGCATGAATGCCAATGCCCTTCCCTTCTATCCAACCAGTGACACCGTTGAGTCTGTCATAG GTGGGAGTTTGCTGCAAAGTTCTGCTCCTGTAAATATCCCCGGGTCCCTTGGAAGCTCTGCCTCCTTTCACTCCGCCTCTCCTTCTCCACCGGTCAGCCTCTCATCGCATTTCCTCCATCAGCCCCAGGGACACTTAAGCCAGTCAGAAAACACGTTCCTGGGGACATCAGCTTCTCATGGATCATTAG GTTTAAATGGGATGAACAGCAGCATATGGGAACACTTTGCTTCGGGGAGTTTTTCGCCCAGTACCTCACCTGCATTTCTGTCAGGTCCAGGTGCTGCGGAGATGGCACGGCTACGACAAGAACTGGATGAAGCCAACGGCACAATAAAGCAGTGGGAAGAGTCTTGGAAACAAGCCAAGCAG GCTTGTGATGCTTGGaaaaaggaggcagaggaggcaaATGATCGCGCCAACACAGCTAACATGGAATGTGAACTGGCccgggagcagagggaagcCTTGGAGCTGCAAGTGAAGAaactgcaggaggagctggagaggatCCACACCGGCCAGGACCCGCAGTTCCTGCGCTCCTTCTCTGACCTGGAGACGCTCTCGCTCTCGTCGCTCTACGCCCTGCAGAAACAGCTGCGGGCAAACCTGGAGAAAGTGGACAAG GCGGTATTTCAGATGCAGTCAGTGAAATGCCTTAATTGTCACAAGGAGAACCGGGTGGTGTTACCGTGCCAACACACGGTGCTGTGCGAGACGTGCGCTGAGGAGGG
- the UNK gene encoding RING finger protein unkempt homolog isoform X4, with amino-acid sequence MSKGPVAGGPAAAGPASAASALQAQPEKPQHYTYLKEFRTEQCPLFVQHKCTQHRPYTCFHWHFVNQRRRRSIRRRDGTFNYSPDIYCTKYDETTGICPEGDECPFLHRTTGDTERRYHLRYYKTGICIHETDSKGNCTKNGVHCAFAHGPHDLRSPVYDIRELQAMEALQNGQTTSEGGIEGQSAVAASHAMIEKILSEEPRWQDTTYVLGNYKTEQCKKPPRLCRQGYACPYYHNSKDRRRSPRKHKYRSSPCPSVKHGDEWGDPSKCENGDSCQYCHTRTEQQFHPEIYKSTKCNDMQQSGSCPRGPFCAFAHVEQPALSEDLQQSSAVSSPTQTAPVMYMPSAAGDSVPVSPSSPHAPDLSNVWNKSGTLPTSPTSTTILCRNSSLGSPSNICGSPPGAIGKPHSLETIGFPPDSVTAAGSYKKAPGFEREDQVGAEYLKSFKCQQAKMKSHSLEHRSQEQPLLQPKQDILGILPVGSPLTSSISSSITSSLAATPPSPAGTSSIPGMNANALPFYPTSDTVESVIESALDDLDLNEFGVAALEKTFDSSTVPHTSGIMIGGSLLQSSAPVNIPGSLGSSASFHSASPSPPVSLSSHFLHQPQGHLSQSENTFLGTSASHGSLGPGAAEMARLRQELDEANGTIKQWEESWKQAKQACDAWKKEAEEANDRANTANMECELAREQREALELQVKKLQEELERIHTGQDPQFLRSFSDLETLSLSSLYALQKQLRANLEKVDKAVFQMQSVKCLNCHKENRVVLPCQHTVLCETCAEEGECPICHPNRPHSLQS; translated from the exons GTACCTGAAGGAGTTCCGCACGGAGCAGTGCCCGCTCTTCGTGCAGCACAAGTGCACTCAGCACCGGCCCTACACCTGCTTCCACTGGCACTTTGTCAACCAGCGCCGGCGCAGGTCCATCCGCCGCCGCGACGGGACCTTCAACTACAGCCCTGACATTTACTGCACCAAGTATGACGAGACCACGGGAATCTGCCCGGAAGGAGATGA gtGTCCCTTCTTGCACAGAACTACTGGAGACACAGAGAGGAGGTATCACTTGCGCTACTACAAAACTGGAATCTGCATCCATGAGACAGACTCCAAGGGAAACTGCACCAAGAACGGAGTCCACTGCGCCTTTGCTCATGGGCCCCATGACCTGCGCTCGCCCGTGTATGACATCAG AGAGCTTCAGGCGATGGAAGCTTTACAGAATGGTCAGACAACATCTGAAGGAGGCATCGAGGGTCAGTCTGCAGTTGCTGCCAGCCATGCCATGATAGAGAAAATACTCAGTGAGGAGCCAAGATGGCAAG ataCAACGTATGTGTTGGGAAATTACAAGACAGAGCAGTGTAAGAAACCCCCCCGGCTCTGTCGCCAGGGCTATGCCTGTCCCTACTACCACAATAGCAAAGACAGAAGACGAAGTccaagaaaacataaatacag ATCTTCGCCATGTCCCAGTGTGAAACACGGGGACGAGTGGGGAGATCCCAGTAAGTGTGAAAATGGAGACTCCTGCCAGTACTGCCACACTCGCACAGAGCAGCAATTTCATCCAGAG ATCTACAAATCCACCAAATGCAACGATATGCAGCAGTCTGGCAGCTGTCCCCGAGGACCCTTCTGTGCCTTTGCACACGTAGAAC AGCCCGCGCTCAGTGAAGATTTACAGCAATCCTCGGCCGTGTCCAGCCCCACCCAGACAGCGCCCGTGATGTATATGCCCTCAGCAGCTGGGGACTCTGTTCCAGTCAGTCCTTCCAGTCCACATGCCCCAGACCTTAGCAAT GTGTGGAATAAATCAGGAACTCTGCCAACTAGCCCCACCTCCACCACA ATTCTTTGTAGGAACAGCAGTCTTGGAAGCCCATCTAATATATGTGGGTCTCCTCCCGGTGCCATTGGGAAGCCCCACAGCTTGGAGACCATTGGTTTTCCTCCAGACTCAGTCACAGCAGCCGGCAGCTACAAGAAAGCACCGGGGTTTGAGCGAGAAGATCAGGTGGGGGCCGAGTATTTGAAGAGTTTCAAATGCCAG caagcAAAAATGAAGTCCCACTCCCTGGAACACCGGAGCCAGGAGCAACCTTTGTTACAGCCCAAACAG GACATCCTGGGCATTCTCCCAGTGGGGAGCCCACTGACATCCAGCATCTCCTCTAGTATCACCTCCAGTCTGGCTGCAACGCCCCCGAGCCCCGCCGGCACCAGCAGCATTCCAGGCATGAATGCCAATGCCCTTCCCTTCTATCCAACCAGTGACACCGTTGAGTCTGTCATAG AGTCTGCCTTGGATGACCTGGACCTGAATGAATTCGGAGTGGCTGCCCTGGAGAAGACATTTGACAGCAGCACAGTGCCCCACACGAGTGGCATCATGATAG GTGGGAGTTTGCTGCAAAGTTCTGCTCCTGTAAATATCCCCGGGTCCCTTGGAAGCTCTGCCTCCTTTCACTCCGCCTCTCCTTCTCCACCGGTCAGCCTCTCATCGCATTTCCTCCATCAGCCCCAGGGACACTTAAGCCAGTCAGAAAACACGTTCCTGGGGACATCAGCTTCTCATGGATCATTAG GTCCAGGTGCTGCGGAGATGGCACGGCTACGACAAGAACTGGATGAAGCCAACGGCACAATAAAGCAGTGGGAAGAGTCTTGGAAACAAGCCAAGCAG GCTTGTGATGCTTGGaaaaaggaggcagaggaggcaaATGATCGCGCCAACACAGCTAACATGGAATGTGAACTGGCccgggagcagagggaagcCTTGGAGCTGCAAGTGAAGAaactgcaggaggagctggagaggatCCACACCGGCCAGGACCCGCAGTTCCTGCGCTCCTTCTCTGACCTGGAGACGCTCTCGCTCTCGTCGCTCTACGCCCTGCAGAAACAGCTGCGGGCAAACCTGGAGAAAGTGGACAAG GCGGTATTTCAGATGCAGTCAGTGAAATGCCTTAATTGTCACAAGGAGAACCGGGTGGTGTTACCGTGCCAACACACGGTGCTGTGCGAGACGTGCGCTGAGGAGGG
- the UNK gene encoding RING finger protein unkempt homolog isoform X1, which yields MSKGPVAGGPAAAGPASAASALQAQPEKPQHYTYLKEFRTEQCPLFVQHKCTQHRPYTCFHWHFVNQRRRRSIRRRDGTFNYSPDIYCTKYDETTGICPEGDECPFLHRTTGDTERRYHLRYYKTGICIHETDSKGNCTKNGVHCAFAHGPHDLRSPVYDIRELQAMEALQNGQTTSEGGIEGQSAVAASHAMIEKILSEEPRWQDTTYVLGNYKTEQCKKPPRLCRQGYACPYYHNSKDRRRSPRKHKYRSSPCPSVKHGDEWGDPSKCENGDSCQYCHTRTEQQFHPEIYKSTKCNDMQQSGSCPRGPFCAFAHVEQPALSEDLQQSSAVSSPTQTAPVMYMPSAAGDSVPVSPSSPHAPDLSNVWNKSGTLPTSPTSTTILCRNSSLGSPSNICGSPPGAIGKPHSLETIGFPPDSVTAAGSYKKAPGFEREDQVGAEYLKSFKCQQAKMKSHSLEHRSQEQPLLQPKQDILGILPVGSPLTSSISSSITSSLAATPPSPAGTSSIPGMNANALPFYPTSDTVESVIESALDDLDLNEFGVAALEKTFDSSTVPHTSGIMIGGSLLQSSAPVNIPGSLGSSASFHSASPSPPVSLSSHFLHQPQGHLSQSENTFLGTSASHGSLGLNGMNSSIWEHFASGSFSPSTSPAFLSGPGAAEMARLRQELDEANGTIKQWEESWKQAKQACDAWKKEAEEANDRANTANMECELAREQREALELQVKKLQEELERIHTGQDPQFLRSFSDLETLSLSSLYALQKQLRANLEKVDKAVFQMQSVKCLNCHKENRVVLPCQHTVLCETCAEEGECPICHPNRPHSLQS from the exons GTACCTGAAGGAGTTCCGCACGGAGCAGTGCCCGCTCTTCGTGCAGCACAAGTGCACTCAGCACCGGCCCTACACCTGCTTCCACTGGCACTTTGTCAACCAGCGCCGGCGCAGGTCCATCCGCCGCCGCGACGGGACCTTCAACTACAGCCCTGACATTTACTGCACCAAGTATGACGAGACCACGGGAATCTGCCCGGAAGGAGATGA gtGTCCCTTCTTGCACAGAACTACTGGAGACACAGAGAGGAGGTATCACTTGCGCTACTACAAAACTGGAATCTGCATCCATGAGACAGACTCCAAGGGAAACTGCACCAAGAACGGAGTCCACTGCGCCTTTGCTCATGGGCCCCATGACCTGCGCTCGCCCGTGTATGACATCAG AGAGCTTCAGGCGATGGAAGCTTTACAGAATGGTCAGACAACATCTGAAGGAGGCATCGAGGGTCAGTCTGCAGTTGCTGCCAGCCATGCCATGATAGAGAAAATACTCAGTGAGGAGCCAAGATGGCAAG ataCAACGTATGTGTTGGGAAATTACAAGACAGAGCAGTGTAAGAAACCCCCCCGGCTCTGTCGCCAGGGCTATGCCTGTCCCTACTACCACAATAGCAAAGACAGAAGACGAAGTccaagaaaacataaatacag ATCTTCGCCATGTCCCAGTGTGAAACACGGGGACGAGTGGGGAGATCCCAGTAAGTGTGAAAATGGAGACTCCTGCCAGTACTGCCACACTCGCACAGAGCAGCAATTTCATCCAGAG ATCTACAAATCCACCAAATGCAACGATATGCAGCAGTCTGGCAGCTGTCCCCGAGGACCCTTCTGTGCCTTTGCACACGTAGAAC AGCCCGCGCTCAGTGAAGATTTACAGCAATCCTCGGCCGTGTCCAGCCCCACCCAGACAGCGCCCGTGATGTATATGCCCTCAGCAGCTGGGGACTCTGTTCCAGTCAGTCCTTCCAGTCCACATGCCCCAGACCTTAGCAAT GTGTGGAATAAATCAGGAACTCTGCCAACTAGCCCCACCTCCACCACA ATTCTTTGTAGGAACAGCAGTCTTGGAAGCCCATCTAATATATGTGGGTCTCCTCCCGGTGCCATTGGGAAGCCCCACAGCTTGGAGACCATTGGTTTTCCTCCAGACTCAGTCACAGCAGCCGGCAGCTACAAGAAAGCACCGGGGTTTGAGCGAGAAGATCAGGTGGGGGCCGAGTATTTGAAGAGTTTCAAATGCCAG caagcAAAAATGAAGTCCCACTCCCTGGAACACCGGAGCCAGGAGCAACCTTTGTTACAGCCCAAACAG GACATCCTGGGCATTCTCCCAGTGGGGAGCCCACTGACATCCAGCATCTCCTCTAGTATCACCTCCAGTCTGGCTGCAACGCCCCCGAGCCCCGCCGGCACCAGCAGCATTCCAGGCATGAATGCCAATGCCCTTCCCTTCTATCCAACCAGTGACACCGTTGAGTCTGTCATAG AGTCTGCCTTGGATGACCTGGACCTGAATGAATTCGGAGTGGCTGCCCTGGAGAAGACATTTGACAGCAGCACAGTGCCCCACACGAGTGGCATCATGATAG GTGGGAGTTTGCTGCAAAGTTCTGCTCCTGTAAATATCCCCGGGTCCCTTGGAAGCTCTGCCTCCTTTCACTCCGCCTCTCCTTCTCCACCGGTCAGCCTCTCATCGCATTTCCTCCATCAGCCCCAGGGACACTTAAGCCAGTCAGAAAACACGTTCCTGGGGACATCAGCTTCTCATGGATCATTAG GTTTAAATGGGATGAACAGCAGCATATGGGAACACTTTGCTTCGGGGAGTTTTTCGCCCAGTACCTCACCTGCATTTCTGTCAGGTCCAGGTGCTGCGGAGATGGCACGGCTACGACAAGAACTGGATGAAGCCAACGGCACAATAAAGCAGTGGGAAGAGTCTTGGAAACAAGCCAAGCAG GCTTGTGATGCTTGGaaaaaggaggcagaggaggcaaATGATCGCGCCAACACAGCTAACATGGAATGTGAACTGGCccgggagcagagggaagcCTTGGAGCTGCAAGTGAAGAaactgcaggaggagctggagaggatCCACACCGGCCAGGACCCGCAGTTCCTGCGCTCCTTCTCTGACCTGGAGACGCTCTCGCTCTCGTCGCTCTACGCCCTGCAGAAACAGCTGCGGGCAAACCTGGAGAAAGTGGACAAG GCGGTATTTCAGATGCAGTCAGTGAAATGCCTTAATTGTCACAAGGAGAACCGGGTGGTGTTACCGTGCCAACACACGGTGCTGTGCGAGACGTGCGCTGAGGAGGG